The genomic region gcagtggggtgcagggaggtgggggtgtaGGGAGGAGGGGTGCAGGAAGGAGGGGGTGCAGGGGGGTGGGGACTAGGGAGGTGGGCAGAGTCTGGGTTTGGTGTGGAAAACCTCTGTGAGGATAGCAGAGCCACCTGCCTCAGGGTTCATTGCCAGGACTAAACAGGAAAGCCTTTGGAAGCACTCTTTACACTGTTGAAAGGACAGTGGGCACCCAACAGAAGTTAGGGCAATAAAGGAGCTGAAGCTAAGGTCTAAGAAAGGGGACAGCAGAAGCTAGGTGAGGGTGTGGCCTGGGGAACATAAAGCAGAAAAGGGAACAGCATATGCCAAGGGCTTGCTTTGGTAAGACGCACCACTCATTTAAGGAACAGAGCAGTGGTCAGGGGTTGAGTGAACGGCTGGCAGAAGCAGGctctggaggagagaggaggtaaGATCCTGGAGAAATCCTAAACCAGGAGCCTGCCTGCCTCGGACTTGAGAGGCTGCTGCACAGCCGCCCGCAGCGCACCCAGGCCGACTCAGGCCTCCATCCAGGCCGGGCTCAGGACCAGCCAAGGCAGCTCACTTCCTCCGGCAAAGCCTCATCAATCTGGCTGCCGCAGCATCGCATAGGGAATGGAGAAGCCTCTCCATCCTCCACGGAGGTGGCTGCAAACCTCGTCTCCCTGGAAACAGAAATAATCATTGGAAGTCAGCTCATGGCAACTCCGCTCACACGCGTGGGTGCCACGATTATTATACAAGCTGATTTACACACTGTCCTTTAAAACCTATACCCCATAAATGTGAAAGAAGGCTCACTATCCCTACTTTTCTGGCAAGTCGTCATGCATGAGGAGAGGACTGAACGAGGAGGTTCAGCTGATGCTCTAAAATCTGCACTTCCTGCTAAAAATACAGCGAAACCTGCTCCTTCTCCGCGCAGCCACCGCCGTTCACGTCCGTCCCACGCAAATGTCCAGAGAGACGCACGAAAGGCCTTCACATATATTCACTGGGCAGATGGTTTCCGTGAAACGTGGGCGAGGGTCCCCTTGCGCGGGCTGCCTGGCGAATGTGGGTGAGGCTTCCTCCAGACGCGAGGGCCCTCTGGGGGCTGGTGCCCCTGCTCACCGGGCACCGCCGGACACTGTGCAGGAGAGGGCCCGACGCTGTGAGCTCTGCGGGATGCCTCCACGGGCCAGAACTTGCCGAGCGGGCGGCAGGAACTGGGGTGTGTTCTCAAAGCACCCCTGCATCTCCCCCGGCCCCTCCTCCCGCATCTCGTTCCCTAGCTGCTGCACCGCCCGCTTCCCCGGGATCCAGCGCGAAGTTATTTAACGCTGTAATTAGCCGGCAGGGTGAGTCATCGGTCCCCGGGCCTCGCTGCAGCAGCGGCAGAGCCGGTGTGGAAAGAACCGAGGGCGCTCGGCGCGGTGGGACCTCAGAGGGCTTGTCGGAGACGCGCTCCCAGGCCTCGTTTCAGCAGGCTGGGTGCCCGAGAGAGGCCCGGGCAAGGCCATCTCCACGCTCTGCTCGGCCCCACACCTTCCTCTCCCACCGAGAGCGCCGCGTCGGTCGGAAGGAGGCGATTTACCCTCCCCCCGCGCCGCACCCCCAGTCTCCCGCTTTGCTCTCAGGCCCTGAACCGCCTTCGGATGAATTAACTCACTCGCACCCGCATTTGCGGGGTAGTCCCGCATGATCCCTGAGAAAGGCTCGGACGAGACTCCTTCAGGGCTCCCCGAGGCCtcatcccccgccccccgcactgGGACCCGCGCTCCCCGGAGGCGCCCGAGGGTCCCGGCACCCGAGCGCCTCCTCCGAGCCCTCCCCTCCGCCCCGCAGCCGGACTCCCGCCCTCCTCCCGCGAGTAGTCAGCTCACTCCTTCCCCGgctcctctcttcccttccctcctgcccgCCGCCCCCGCACACAAACCCCtgctcgggggtggggggggggtcttccttcttcccttagCCCCGGACTCGCCCCACCCCGCCCACACTCAGGCTTTCCCCGTAGCCCTCAGCACGAGGGTCCTCTCTTCCCGCACTCCAGGCCAACTTCTTCAGGCTTCCTGATCTCTGACAGGCAGGGGGCGGGGAGTGAGACCCCAGCCCCGTGGCCCGCGCAGCGCGCCCACTGAGGCCCGAGAGGTGGGAGGCgctgggggtggggcctgggggcgTCAGGGGCGGGCGCCCAGGGGTGGGGAGCGGCGTGCCCAGAGAGGCCGGGGCGCTACTCGGGGGAAGAAGGCGGAGAGACGCGGCGCGGGGGGCTTCTCCTTGGCGGGGTGGCCGAGGGGTGTCCTAGGGGCGACGcgggttgggggggcgggggagggcggtGCCTGGGCCGGGCGCGCTGGGCCGCGGGCGGTGGGGGGAGCTGAGCGTCCTGGGAGGGGCGCcgcgggctggggagggggcgcgcGCGCCCTGCGGTCCTCCGCGCCGCATCGGTTCCCTGCGcggggccgcggcggcggcggcggcgggaggtgGAGGATGCGGGCTCCgactgcggcggcggcggcggcggcggcgcgggcccGGGAGGACGcgggaggatgaggaggaggccGGCGGTCCGGCCGCGCGGCGCCGGGAGGAGGCgcaggcggcgggggcggcggcgggcggcggcgggcgcgcggGGTGCGGGCCGGCTCGGGCGCGGAGGATGAAGTGGAGCGTCCGCGGGGCCTGCGCCGcgctctcctcctgcctcctgctcGCCTGCGCGCTCAGCGCCGCCGCCGTCGGCCTCAAGTGCTTCTCGCTGGGCTCGGAGCTGCGCGGGGAGCCGTTCCGGCTGGGGGCGGCCGCCGGCGCCTTCTATTCGGGGCTGCTGCTGGCTGCCGGCCTCTCGCTGCTCGGCGCCGCCCTGCTCTGCTGCGGGCCCCGGGACGCGCCCCTCGCGGGGCCGGGCCCGGGCCCGGGGCTTGGGGTCGCTGCCGGCCCCGCGGGGGCTGCGGAGGCCGCGCCGGGCCACCCGGGGGGCGCCGCCGGACCCTCGGGGCCGGTGAGCAGCCAGAACCTGCTCCTGCTCGGCGTCCTCGTCTTCATGCTCGGGGTCCTCAGCGCCTTCGCGGGCGCCGTGATCGACGGCGACACCGTGTCCCTGGTGGAGCGCAAGTATTCCCACTACTGCCTGCCGCCGCGCGCGCCGGCCGCggcccccggcccggccccgggCCCTGCGGCCGCCGGCCCCGGCCCGGCCGccggccccggcccggcccccgGCGCGCAGCGCGCCCGCGGCACCCTGGACAGCGCCACCTCCGCCAAGTGCCGCCAGCTGAAGGACTACCAGCGCGGCCTGGTGCTCTCCACCGTCTTCAACTCGCTCGAGTGCCTCCTAGGCCTGCTCAGCCTCCTGCTGGTCAAGAACTACAAGTCGTCGCAGGCCCGGCGCGGCCGGCGCGGCCGGCGGAAGGGAGGCCGGGCCCTGGCGCGGCCCCGCGGCGGCCCGGGGCTCCGCGCGCAGCCGCCCGCTTCCCGGGCGCGGCGGGGCCGGCGGGGCCGGCGGGGGCGGAGGCTGCAGCCGCGGCCCAGCGAGGCTTCCATCCTGTCTCCGGAGGAGTCGGACTTCGCCGCCCCGGGGGACTGCGCGGGCTTCGCGACGCACCACGCGGTCTCCTACATCAACGTGGGCGTCTTCCACGCGTTTGACGAAGCGGGCGTGGAGGTGTGCTGTGGGGGGCACCCGTCTGTGGAGCTGCCGGGGTACGCGCCCTCGGACCCCGACCTTAACGCCTCCTACCCCTACTGCTGCCGCCCGCCTTGCGAGGCGGCGCGCCCCTGGGAGCCGGGCCAGGCCTGCTGAGCCCCTGGGCCTGTGCGGACGACCGTGCCCGTCTCCCTGCCCTGCCGCGGCGGCGAGGGAGGTGGGGAGTTGGCGGGGCGCAAAGCCAAGCCCCTCCGTGGCGCCGCAGCTTCAGGGGCGGTCTGGCCCCAGCGCCTCTGGGGGCTCCCCGCCGCGAGACTGGTCCTCCAGTACTATTATTTCTGTGTTTGGgaggtttctcttcttttctgtgtcTGCTCGTATCCGGACTCCATTTTAAAGTTTACAATAAATGTTTTGGGGTTGGCTCGCCCCCATCGCACTTCTCTTTGGCAAGTCCGTTCCCTGGGCGCCCCCGAGGCCCAGGCCCGGGTGAAACCTCACCCAGCGAGCGGAAAGAACGCTGACTGAGAGGACAGAAAGACGGAGCGG from Cervus canadensis isolate Bull #8, Minnesota chromosome 26, ASM1932006v1, whole genome shotgun sequence harbors:
- the TMEM271 gene encoding transmembrane protein 271, whose product is MKWSVRGACAALSSCLLLACALSAAAVGLKCFSLGSELRGEPFRLGAAAGAFYSGLLLAAGLSLLGAALLCCGPRDAPLAGPGPGPGLGVAAGPAGAAEAAPGHPGGAAGPSGPVSSQNLLLLGVLVFMLGVLSAFAGAVIDGDTVSLVERKYSHYCLPPRAPAAAPGPAPGPAAAGPGPAAGPGPAPGAQRARGTLDSATSAKCRQLKDYQRGLVLSTVFNSLECLLGLLSLLLVKNYKSSQARRGRRGRRKGGRALARPRGGPGLRAQPPASRARRGRRGRRGRRLQPRPSEASILSPEESDFAAPGDCAGFATHHAVSYINVGVFHAFDEAGVEVCCGGHPSVELPGYAPSDPDLNASYPYCCRPPCEAARPWEPGQAC